The nucleotide sequence GCAGGCCGGCGCACCGGATGGAGAGCTTGCCGCCTAGGGGTGGCATTTGGGACCCTGGCAGTCCCACAGAGCTAAAATGTGACAACCCTTGTCTATCCTGTCGCCGTTCTCTTTCACATCCGGCTTTCCGTCTCAAAGCGTCAGCGAAGTTTGTTCGCTTGTGGAGGGTTCGACATGTTGCACCCCTGTCCTGTCTTTTTCCCGTCGTCGGTGTTTTAAGCTTCTTCATTCCCTCCCCTTTCCCACTCTTAACCTTCCTGCCTTTCCTTCACCCCACGCATTCCTTTTCGCTTCACATCTGTCTTTCTATCATTTTCACCGAAAAAGCGCTGGTCTGCTTTCCTGGGATCATCGGTTTTTTGCTGCCTCACACCCGTCGGTCTCTACTATTTACTACTCTTTTCGTGTTCACTAATACCCCATTTTAATACTTCTTTTTTGACGTCAACGCCATCTCCTGGTCGAGaaacaaaataaacaaaTCACCCTCGCTCACGATATCCTTGAAGGAATATAaagaagcaagaaaaaaaaagaaagaaactcCAGTCAGGAAACAGGACATTAATTAGCTCAAAAAGATGCCTTCCATCATCAAGACAGCAGGCCTCGCGTTCGCCGGTTTGGCCGCCTTTGCTTCGGCCCTCCCCTCACAGTCGAGGTTCTTCTCGAGGAGTACTTACGAGAAGCGCCAGGCCGCCCCTCCGGCTGCCGCTGACCCTGCCGGTGGCCTTACCGATGTCGACATCCTGCAGTTCGCTCTGACCCTTGAGCACCTCGAGGCCGCCTTCTACCAGCAGGGTTTCGCCAAGTTCCCCGCCGCCCAGTTCCAGGCCCTTGGTGCTACCCCCCAGCAGGTCACCGATCTCCTCGGCGTTGGTGCCAGCGAGCAGGCCCACGTCACCTTCCTGCAGAGCGCCATCGCTCAGGCCGGCACCAAGCCCGTCCAGCCCTGCAAGTACAACTTCAAGTTCACCGACGCCGCTGGCATGCTGGGTACCGCATCCGTCCTCGAGAGCGTCGGTGTCTCGGCTTACCTGGGCGCCGCTCCCTTGGTCAAGGACAAGTCTATCCTGTCCGCTGCCGGCTCCATCCTCACCATTGAGGCCCGCCACCAGACCGCCATCAACATCGTCTCGCAGCTCGCCGGCTCCCCCGGTGCCTTTGACGCTCCTCTGGGCCCCAGGGAGGTCTTCTCGCTGGCCGCTCCCTTCATCGAGTCGTGCCCCGATGGTTCCAACCTCGCCATCAAGGCGTTCCCCTCCTTGGCCATGGCTCCCGGCACCAAGGCCACTGCTTTGTCGGCTGGCAACACCCTGAACATCCAGTCGGACCAGGCCCAGGGCGCACAGTTCTGCGGTTTCACCAACGGCCAGATCATCGGAGGTACCGCCTTTGCTCCCTTCACCGCCGGCGCTGGATGTGTCATCCCTcagaacctggccggcatcgtTTACGTCACCCTCACCAACCAGGCCCCGTTGACCGGAAAGCTGACCGAGGACATGATCGTTGCCGGCCCCATGGTTGTCAACTTGGCTCCTGGCTCTCTCTAAGCGTctagcttttctttttctttttttatactTCCCCTTTCATCTCCGAGATGTATATTGGGCATTGTGGTGGCTGGCATCAAAAGGAAATTTACTGGGAATGAAACACGACTTGAGTAAAGGGGCGTGAAAAACGGATCCAAGCGCAGCGTTGAGCTGCCTGGATATGAGAGCTTGTCTCTCTGGCCGTGTTCCCCCTTTTACCGACGACTTATTAAAGCAGCAAAATTAACAACCAGACAGATGATAACCCCGACAATTCATTCGGTCTTTTTTACATCATTTTTTTCCgcctttctcttctttggcTAGCCTAGATTTAGCCCTGTATATATCGACATATATACTTTGAtcttttgggggttttatacGTGAAAAGGGGCTTTCACctattgtttcttttctttcatgCTTTTTAGAAGCAAGCAActttaatctttttttttcaagccTCTTATTTTCCTATGTCACGTCTTTTTGTATGAATCTGCCGCGCATTTGATACCAACATGTTATCCAGCTTTTTTGAGAAGGATCAATATAGCACTCAAAAGtgttaaaaaaagaacaatccGAATGCTGGGTGATGTTATGCTATTGTCTGAAAATGAGGTACACATGTAACCCTATTAAAGGAGAGCTATTAACTATCTGCATCTTAAAGCCATGAATAAGAACCCTCGGGAGTAACCATAAAATGGGTGTCTAACTTGCCATTTCCGCAGTGACGTCCCTGCCCCTGGAAAAATCACAGACATGCCAAAAAGGATCTTGTAGTGTCGTGCCATCTACCTATTTTACGAACAACTGTAAACTATTCTGACACTGCCAGAACCACAGTTTCCTTGTGTCATGTCATGGCCAACCTGCTGCGGCCCCGGTGTTGCCCCATCGGTTTCCCTTCTTTCTTTGTCAAGCTTTTTGTACGAAGTATATTCCCGCTCCTGTTGCTCCTCTATCGTCCTTTGAGACGGCAAGTCATGTCGAACAATATACAtgaaagagaagaagaaaaaggtaGAGAGGCAAGAGTATCATGAGAGATCTGCGACCAGGAGACAGATTTGGCTGATCGACAGAGCAACCGTCTCGAGTTTatgtaggcaaggtaggggTCCTTCTCAATTTAGGTGGATTACGACGACGATCTACAGTACCAGTCCTAGGGATTTTATCGATAATGACTTTGTcactttattttattttatcttGGCCGTTAACAACTGCCGAATTGCACTTTTCATTTTGACAATTTACTATACTGCTTTATCATTTGCATCCAACCAAGTACCTGATTCGTGCCAAACGTCAACTACGTTTCTCCCGATCTTGTTCCGTTTAGTGTTCTTGCCCCGTTGAAAACCTGTCCCATGTCGAGTCAAATATCAACAGAGGATGAGTGTTTTGCATTATACGTGATCAACATTCGTCCTTGAGATACGTCCGACTTCTGGACAAGTTCAGGGACCCATTAGGACAGTCGGTCCAGGGTTGGATACGGCCCTCAAATGGACATCCTTCCCATACAAAATCCATCCAGAATTAAAACTTTGACATAATCTACGGGGGCATTGAGCAACATTCCAGGTCGATCCCAACTAAGTATTttcttgcaaaaaaaaaaaagaagctccATCTCAACGCTCAACAATTTCCGTGAATTCTTTGTTTCATCAATTGCACACGGATAGCACAATAAGATTGGAACGACTTTATTAGCCATCTATGCAGTGGTATAAGGTTTGGAGTATAATTCAAGTCCGACTTTTggcgtgaaaaaaaagagaaaaaaaaaaaaaaaaccaccgtTGAACAATTTCCGAGGTCTCTCCATTAATATTAATTCACCAGAATCAGCAGCTTTGATGTAGCCCATCAACTCGACCTCGAATCTCCCACATTTGATCGTTGCATGTCAGATCTGCGTTGGGAATACCAGTAACAAAAGTTAGTAACTGTTCATCTCCCTCGCGTTGGGAGTCTCCAAGAGTTCGCCCTACATTCCATTCGGTTTTTGTTGCTCTGTTTAACACGCCTTGTCGTCTTCCAGTTTAAAGTCGATCCAAGAGAAAATCAAGAGGTTGATGGGACTTCCGGGAACTCTGcattttccctttttctCGAGGGAACATTTGTTCTTCCCATCACTGCAtagtttttcctttttcgcGGGTGGGGCCGCGGGCTTGGCCTCGGGGGCCGGCGCGGCCTCGGGTGCGACTTCGGGTGCGgtcgccggcgcggcagcgTCGTGAGGGCTGTTGGGGTCGCTCAAGGCAGCTCCCATGGAGACCAAAAGGCCTAGAAAGAGGGGAGCGGTGAACTTCATTATTGTGTATATTATTGAAtggaaacaaaataaaagaaaatgcTAACAATTTCAAGTGATGAATATATCCGCTAGCTTTCAATGTGTAGATTGCAATGAAGAAACATGTTAAAGTGTAAAGATTTTTGTCGCGCTAGTTTTCAGGCAGTCCAGCTTTTATATTCATCAACAGGCCCATGCTACGTGTGTCTTTGCTCgtattgtttttctttttctgttaacctttcttcttcctctgcttcctttcttctttgcATTATATGTTTAATTACCAATGCGGTGTTGTTGTCAAGTCTACCATCATACACAAGGGAACCTTGAGCCATGTTCCTTGCAACTGTGCGGATAACGGTCAAATTAGCGGTTGTTGCGGTTTAGGTAATATATTTAACTGTCACATGGCTGATAGCAAAATACCGACTTGCAATAAAGCAAATTTGACTGATCGCCCTACTGCTCATTTGATCACATTGAACTGAATAAGTTCCGACAGACTTTCATGCATCAAAATGCGGTCGAGTTGCATTTCAGTCAGTCTTATACACGTCTTGGGGAAGCTCATGATCAAGTACATCATCGCAGAGCCGATAAGTAAAAAAAATGTATCTTGGTACTTCTATATACGCACACTATCTCTTCCATTCCGCTTGTGCAACTTAACAACAAACTAGACAAGGTCCGATATCTCTCTACCTTACTCGTCCATGACAGATGCAAACTTTTCCAGCATTTCGTTGCGGATGGCCTCATACTGTTTGTTGAACGGACCACTTGGTTAGCATATACTGTATTTGAACTGTCGACACAGATCAAGAAGGAATATAGTTTCAGGGAAGCCAAACTGCATACCTTCTTGCAAATAACCTCTTCGCCGTCGGTCGGTACCTCGAACTTGAGGCTCTTGAGCTTGGCCTGCAGGTCCTGGGTAGCCTCGCGCACCTTGCTCCAGCTTTGGCCTTGTGCAATCGCCTTCTGCGCCTCGTCGTGGAAACCCATCATCAGGCGCATCATCCACTCTGTCTTCCAGATGGGACAGAACTGGTCGTAGTCACTGTAGCCGTTCTGCTGCAAAAAGTCCTCCTTGAGCAGCGTGGCCATGTCAAGTGTGATCTTGTCGGGGTCCGAAAGCGCCGACTTGCCGACAAGCTGCACGACCTGGTCCAGCTCCTCCGAGTCTGACAGCAGCTGCCTGACCTGGTCACGCAGACGTGGGAAGTCGGGGTGCTCCTTCTCGTACCACTTCTCCAATATCATCGTGTACTTGCTGTACGAAAGGGAAGTGTTGATGGACGGGAAGTGCTTGCGCTGTGCCAGTTTCTTGTCGAGACCCCAGAAGACCTGGACAATGGACAGGGTCGATGTAGTCACAGGATCCGAGAAATCACCACCGGGCGGGCTGACGGCACCGACAATGCTGACACTTCCACCGCGCTCAGGTGAGCCCAAGGCGTTGACCTTTCCAGCACGCTCGTAGAAGGAAGCAAGCTTGGCAGACAGGTAAGCAGGGAAACCCTGATCAGCAGGCATCTCACCAAGACGACCCGAGATCTCACGGAGAGCCTCAGCCCAACGGGATGAAGAGTCCGCCATCATGGCAACGTTCATGCCCTGGTCACGGAAGTACTCGGCTACTGTAATTCCCGTGTAAATTGAGGCCTCACGCGCGGCCACGGGCATGTTCGATGTGTTGGCGATAAGGGTGGTACGCTTCATGATCGGCTCTTTGCGGCCCTCGACCTCAATCTCAAGCTCGGGGAAATCCTTCAAAACTTCAGCCATCTCATTGCCTCGCTCGCCTGCCATTCAAGGTCAAGTTAGTAAATAATCGAGCTGACAAACCTGCCGAGGACTCGTCCCCATCCATAAAGAGGCAACCAATACATACCGCATCCGACATAGACAATAACATCACTGTTTGAGAACTTGGACACGGACTGGGAAATGACAGTCTTGCCACAGCCGAAAGCTCCCGGAATGGCGACGGTGCCGCCCAAAACACTGGGGAAGAGGGCGTCCAGCACCCGCTGGCCGACAAGGAAAGGGCTATCGGCCGAGAGCTTCTCGGTCGTGGGACGCGGCACACGAACGGGCCACGACTGCATCATGCCGTACTTTGTCTTCTTGCCGTCGAACTCGACCTCGAGGATCTCGTCCACAACGGTGAAGCTGCCCTTGTCGGCGATCTTGGTGATGGTTCCACGTGCCCTGGGCGGGAACAGGATCTTGTGCACCTTGATGAAAGAGTTCTCGTAGACGGTACCCCAGACGTCTCCGCCAGAAATGTGGTCACCGACCTTCATGGTAGGGGTGAAGTCCCACTTCTTCTTACGGTCGAGGGCGGGCGCTGCGACACCACGGGGGATGTAGATGCTCTGGGACATCTCAGAGATCTTCTCGAGCGGACGCTGGATACCATCGTAGATGTTGTTGAGGAGACCAGGGCCAAGCTCGACTGAGAGAGGCTTTCCGGTCCGGAGCACGGGGTCGCCGACCTGCACGCCGGCCGTTTCTTCGTATACCTGAATAGTGGCACGGTCGCCGCTGATGCGAATGACCTCACCAACGAGCTGATCGTGACCGACCCTAACAAGCTCGTACATGGCCACACCGATCATGTCTTCGGCGACAATCACGGGCCTGTACCGTTGTCGTTGCCACCGGGGGCGTATTGGTTAGCCTCATTTCGTCACATCCCAGCTTGGGATTGCCAGGAGCAGGTATTGTTCGGATATCAGAGAGGTCATGGTCGAAAGAAGTGCTCAGTCGACATAGAGCTAGTTGATCGCAACGTACCCTGATATCGAGTAAATCTTGCCTAGATACCGAACACCGAGTTAGCAAAGGCGGTAGGCCAGGGTGTACAGGAATGAGGGGAAGCTATCTATTGAACTGCACGTACCATATTCGCCTTCCAGCTTCTCGCCATTCTGCGAAGCTTTCTGTGGGAATTGGTTAGTTGATTGGAATTACCGTGGACTGCAGAAAACAGCATGGCCCGAGGTGTGGCTGTTCGTGGTTGCTTGCCGCAATTGTTGTTTCTTTGAAGTCTTGGCAAAGCAATCGATCGCCATCAATGCTTTTTGGGAAACGTGCTGATGCGCTGAAACCAACAACATTGGCGAAACATGCGCGACAAAGACGCAAGACCAATACGACAACGGGCGGATTAATGGTATTGGAAGATATTCAGAAGCTTACCGGAGGCATCTTGATGGAAGGAGCTGGGGAGGAAGACGGGGTGGTATTGGGGGGCGACGGCaactcgctcggcaacaCGTTGGGCCGAGAATCAATAGCAATAGAAGAAAACAAGGAcggcgacgatgatgacagCGGCGACGAGGGTAATTCAAAATCCCGCGGGGACTGTAACAGCTTTGGTGTTGCGGCGGGTGAACTCGGTAGTGGCTCCAGGCAAGCTTCGAGCAGTTGCAGATGCTGGAGCTCTTGTCTCTGGTTCGCAGCTGTTGCGTCGGCGGAGGTTCGGCGTGGCGGTGCACTGACCGATGATGTCGCGGCTGTGGCGTCAGTGGCAGAGCtatcctcctcgtcgtggGGGTGGCCCTCTTGCGTGCTGAAACCTTGCCCGTTAAGCTGGCTGTCCCCCACCAAACTCGAGTTTGACCAAGCACTAGCCTGGCctgcctgggcctgctgatGAGGTTGCCCGCTTCGAACTAATAACTCCACCAAGCTCGGTCGCGCTCTTAGGCGCGGCCTCAATCCAATCTGATGCATACAAgttttcgaaaatcaggaTATATTCTTTTCTGGTTTAGGGGATAAAATACAAAATGCAAGGTGCAGCACTGAATCTTTCAATGCTGTGTATTAGGATACGTGTTCGGTACATAACTGAAGGTGGTAAGATAATTTGGCAGCACAGAACTCGGTTGTCGGGTAGTCTTAAGGGTGGTAGGCATGGTAGTATTAACGCGCCGTAATGCCATGCCCTCCTACCTCTACCAAGACCTAATTCGAGTGGTAGCAATGCCGTGGCATGGATTGGGACCGGAATTTCCAGCGAGGAAGCTGGGAAAGTGGTTGCCACCCTTGACCCTCCAAGGAATGCGATGGCTTCCCGGCGCAAACGGTAGCTAGGATGCCTAGGAACCATGAGAAAGTCGAAGCAttgaggtaggtacctttgcGTTCATTGCATGCCCTGCaacttctttttattttcgcgGGAGACAATgctgaagaaaaaacaagaaaagtccAAATGCACTGTAGGTAGTATAGTCTGACTGAGCGATGTTACTGGTCATAATCATTATCCATTAGGCTACTCTATCTAGTATATTTTGTACCGCCACTGATGATACTTCTAATCATCCTTATCCACAGTCCAGACTTGGACATTGTATATTCAAAAGACACCCAAAATGAGTCCCAGATCTCGTTTCTGTTGGGTTGTGTAGACCGCTTCACCCAAAACCCAAAATTACCAGAACTTATGTGTCATGTGTCCAAGGTCATAACCGTCCTTCAGCTCTGTCCTTCAAGATAGGATTTGGCTGTCTTGAAGATGGCAATCCCGCATTGTCGTGTCTGTTGGTCTCATCCCGTATAATCATATGAGTCGTGAGTGATGTACATTGTTGGTCGAATATCGGACAAGGCGCTTGGTTAACTTCGCAAAAAAAATGCATTAATATCGTCACGAACTCAACCGTcaatcgtttttttttcttcagctGCAAAGTTGCAAAAAATTGCAAGACCAGCTCACATGCTGATGAGAGTCTGCTCATCGACGCGAGTGGAAACAGCAGCCCCTGGGGGAGTGAGGCTCCGCTCCAGCTCCTTCAAGTAGCCCGCGGCTTGTTCCTTGAGCTTGCTTGGTGTCAGACGGTTGAGAGCAGGCCATGGCAGCTCCTCCAGCTTGCGGGGCTCGGATTGCTTCCTGTGAACACATTGCAATCAGCTAGGCAAATTCTTCATGGAATGAAAAGGCGACACAACTGGAGCAGACACCTCCGGGGAAGACTTACAAAGGCTCGTTCTCATCAAGCTTCTCTGGAATAGTGTCGCCGGTAACCGTGCTACCACTCCACCGAGGGGACTTGTTCGCCGTAATACTGGGGCTTTCCCAGTTAAGCCAGTCGGCATCATCCAGCGAGTCCATTGATAACGGAGTCCATGAAAAACGCTTGGCATGCTTGTCGTTCTTGGATAGAGTACGCTGGTGACGGTTACCACTGGAAGCCTCGTCCTCCAAAGGATTGGTAAACCTTGAAGCAGGGCTAGGTGTTCCGACATCCTCAAAAGCCCTAGCTACATGAGTCCTCGTCGAATGTGCCGATGCACGTATGGTTTCCTGGTCAAAGTGCTCATCGGAGATTGAAGTAGATGTTCCGAGGTTGGATGACTGACGCTTGTGTCTGCCATTGCCCTCAAAACCACGTCTCAGCTGTGCACCGCCATGAATCGGTTCATCACCCACGGTTGCCTGTCGCAAGTCTTCGACGAACGTCCAAAGTCCCGTTCGGAAGTCCTCGGCTATTTGTTTAACACCACTTGCAGCCTGCTGGTGGACAGTACGAGGAGCCCACGAGGCGCGTTTTGACAGCTGGGCTGGCGTTATAGGCGCATACCGTACAATGTTGGCAAATTGCTCATCAAGCTCCTTGGACGAGGTCTTGAGATCATCCACCAGAGGATCCTCATGCAGGCGGAAATCTCCACCATTGTCTGATTTTGTTGGCGACAGCAGTGACAACTGTCGCGTGTGGCCACCTGGGAAGACTCTCCTACGCGACTGGCCGGGAGTTCCTGGCGTTCCTGGTGTTCCTGGAGCACTTTGCTGCCCAGCAAGCAGAGCCTTGCGCCTCTCTACTTCTGCGTTTCGCCGCGCGCTGGCGTCTTCCTTCTCCATCAGCAAAGCGTTGTTCAGGCTCGTTGGCGTTACTATGCGCAGTGGACGCGAGGCTCTGGCTTCTTGTCGCTTCTTGTGAGCCTCATGGTGTTCAAATTGGCGCTTGAGCCTCTGTAGATCTTTCTCTGCCCGCTGAAGCTCTTCCCTGAGTTCTAGCACTCGGCGTTCCTGGGCGGCGATCGCCGTGATGAAACCGCCCGAATCTGTCGGTGATTGCACAAGAGGTGTGTCGGCGGGGGTGGGAGCTGCAGATGAGGCTAGAGTCGGGCGTGTCGGGCTGGCAGTGGGCAAAGCGATAGGAATTGGCAGGGTCAACGATAGTCTGTGGTGAGCGGTTGACGAGTTTGACCGGCACGATCGGACAGAACGTATTTCCAATTCCTCCTCTGTGCACCCAGAGGACACACGAGATCGGGCGACAGGCGTTGTGATTGCCTCGGATGCTGCAGTAGATAGTCGCTCGGGCTTGCCGATCTTCGATGCCTCTGTTATAGTGGCGGAAGGACCAAGACAAGGAGGGTCCTCCATGATCATAGGAGCAAACAAGGCCTCTCCGGCACCTCTCTCGTTCTCAATCTTGGCCCGAGGCCTCCTGTACGCGGCCCTTGAACGCGCAAACGACTGCGAGACGTGATGAAGAAACTCTGGGTTGAAGGCGAGGCTAGATGCCCTGCGGCGCTTCCCTTTTCCCGGGGGACTGGAGGGTGCGCTGTTGCTGCGACGGGAGCGGGACTTGAAAGGAGTGGGCAGAACTCTTCTGGTAGCAATGTAGGCCCTGAGAAGATTCAGTTGGTTTTCATTTAAAAGAATGTTGGAGCACGCCGATAGAAAGCAAAGTCTGAGCAGAAAGATGGTCATGAAGAAGGCGGAAGAGGGTTGGAgaataaagcaaaaaaagatcagGGACGAGTGGCCATGGGAGAAAAAGACTCCTTGGCTAGCACCCCTGATTGCTGTAAGATAAGCAGAAagcacggcttttgtttgtatGTTTCTTGTCTTGCTCGGACGGGGTAAGGGGAATGGGAGATTGCAACTGATGAAAAAAGAGAAtcaaaggaaaaagagaggCGAAATGAGCGGTTCTGCAAAAGGAGTCGCTACAACCGGGCAGCGAGCGATATTGCGGTCGTTGGTGGAGCGGGAACTGGGGGAATTGGGTTAATTGGGGGGGTGATTTGGTCCGACTCGCCAACAAGTTAGATTTCCTCTCTGGCAGGAAATGAATAGACTCGAAGACAATCCTGCACAAGCCCAATATCCAGGTCAATAGCTCAGGGTCG is from Pyricularia oryzae 70-15 chromosome 2, whole genome shotgun sequence and encodes:
- a CDS encoding V-type proton ATPase catalytic subunit A yields the protein MPPKASQNGEKLEGEYGKIYSISGPVIVAEDMIGVAMYELVRVGHDQLVGEVIRISGDRATIQVYEETAGVQVGDPVLRTGKPLSVELGPGLLNNIYDGIQRPLEKISEMSQSIYIPRGVAAPALDRKKKWDFTPTMKVGDHISGGDVWGTVYENSFIKVHKILFPPRARGTITKIADKGSFTVVDEILEVEFDGKKTKYGMMQSWPVRVPRPTTEKLSADSPFLVGQRVLDALFPSVLGGTVAIPGAFGCGKTVISQSVSKFSNSDVIVYVGCGERGNEMAEVLKDFPELEIEVEGRKEPIMKRTTLIANTSNMPVAAREASIYTGITVAEYFRDQGMNVAMMADSSSRWAEALREISGRLGEMPADQGFPAYLSAKLASFYERAGKVNALGSPERGGSVSIVGAVSPPGGDFSDPVTTSTLSIVQVFWGLDKKLAQRKHFPSINTSLSYSKYTMILEKWYEKEHPDFPRLRDQVRQLLSDSEELDQVVQLVGKSALSDPDKITLDMATLLKEDFLQQNGYSDYDQFCPIWKTEWMMRLMMGFHDEAQKAIAQGQSWSKVREATQDLQAKLKSLKFEVPTDGEEVICKKYEAIRNEMLEKFASVMDE